The genomic segment AGGCTTCATAACCTAGGAGAATTAGGGGTATTAGTGAAAGCACCGAGGCCACTAACATGCCCCTATTCCCCTCTTCCCTAGCAGCCTTTACTCCAGCTATGGAGACTAGCACCAGGTATATTATGGCTAAGGGTGTATAGCTGTAAAGTGCCTCATAACCGTTCGGGCTTATTATTGGGAAAGCTAGGAAGACGGCTGTTGCAGCTAGGTCAAGTAAGTGAGCATACATTGGTGAACCCCACCTATTAAGCCTTGAGAAGATTTCAGGAAATAGCCTATCGAAGGAAAAGGCGAACACGTAGCGGGCGAACACTATTACTCCAAACGCCATTATGAAGAACTCCCATGATATTAGGCTTAGGCCGATGAACCACTGCAACACCTCATTGCGTGCTAGGTATATTGAAATATTCCAGAAATTATATACGCTGGTTGGGTAGTACGTCATGTTGAACCTGTAGCCTGCGGCTAGGTCCATTAGTAGGAAGGGTAATGTAATGAAGATTAGCGTCATTAAGCTACCTAGGACTTCATTATACATTAATCCGCGCCTAGTCTTAATCTCAGCGGCTACAGCTGGCCCAGCATAAAGCCAAATGTAGGCGTAGGAGGCGAAGTAGGGTATCATGTAGAGTGTTGCCGGTAAGCTAAAGGAGGGGCCTACGTAGGTGCTTTGGTTAGTTAAGTTAAAGTACCTTAGGAATTGCCCAATGCTCTGGTGAAAGGTCGGTATTGAGAGACCAAGAACAATTATTGCAGTCGCGGTACCGGTTAAGGCTAATGCCCCTAAGGCTGTGGTTAA from the Caldivirga sp. genome contains:
- a CDS encoding APC family permease, with amino-acid sequence MALFVRQSSGLVKSASLWDAVMLNVANMGAGLAVFIGISPFVIPGAVLWLSSILTFMLTFPLVILYTYFIVKIPRTGGDYVWITRKLHGGLGSIMGVALAFNMPPFFALSAFFSVTAINNVLLVIGYSHGQQNLVRLANTVFSTSNAWFNYTIALVAFVIILLVNIIRPSAGFKLTTALGALALTGTATAIIVLGLSIPTFHQSIGQFLRYFNLTNQSTYVGPSFSLPATLYMIPYFASYAYIWLYAGPAVAAEIKTRRGLMYNEVLGSLMTLIFITLPFLLMDLAAGYRFNMTYYPTSVYNFWNISIYLARNEVLQWFIGLSLISWEFFIMAFGVIVFARYVFAFSFDRLFPEIFSRLNRWGSPMYAHLLDLAATAVFLAFPIISPNGYEALYSYTPLAIIYLVLVSIAGVKAAREEGNRGMLVASVLSLIPLILLGYEAFTNPYFGVIESLKPLQPYYPGLAYVLGLIGLGAVIYAASKYINLRRGIDITLVYKEIPPE